The genomic segment GAGCATCCTGAGGAGTTCATGGGGCTGTGGCGCGACATGCGTGCGGCCAACCACCTCTCCTATGCCAGTGCCTGGTTCGGCCTGGCGGGCGGCTATGTGGACCCCGAACGATTCTTCACGCGGTTTGACGTGGGCACCGAACGCGGTGCCGGTCACTTCGCCGACGAGCTGCCCCGGACGAACCTGTTCGGAGAGCTCCGAAAGGAGAATTCGGACGCCGCCCGGCTGGCGCGGATCGCCGGCCACGTCGCCTCGTGGCCCGGTGTCAGCCTGCTGTTTGCGATGCCCCTGCTCTTCTGGCTCTGCCTGATGGCGGCCGCCCGTGCCCTCCTGGACCGCCGCTCGGCCTGGGTGCTCCCGTTCGCGCCCTTCCTGCTGTGCGTGGGCACACTGCTGTTGGCGGCGCCTGTCACGGACTTCCGCTATGTCGCAGCCGGACACGTGGCGCTGCCGGTGCTCGTGGCTGCCGCATGGCTGATGCGCCCGGTACGGGAAATGCGACCCGAGCACGCCGACTGAGTATTGTTGGCTCGATGGCTGCGCGCCCGACGGGTCTGCGTGGCACCCCAGATGCGAAGGACAAACAGTGTTCGACACACTCTCCGACCGGCTGGCAGCAACCTTCAAGGGTCTGCGTGGCAAGGGCCGGCTGACCGATGCCGACATCGACGCGACCGCGCGCGAGATCCGCATCGCCCTGCTCGAGGCCGACGTCAACCTGGCGGTGGTCAAGGAATTCGTCGCGAACCTCAAGGACCGCTGCCGCAGCGAAGAGGTCTCCGGGGCGCTGAACCCGACGCAGCAGATCATCAAGATCGTCAACGAGGAACTCGTCAACATCCTCGGTGGCGAGGATCGCACCATTCGTTATGCCAAGACCCCGCCCACCGTGATCATGCTGGCCGGCCTGCAGGGTGCCGGCAAGACCACCCTCGCGGGCAAGCTGGCCATGTGGCTGAAGTCCGAGGGTCACTCCCCGCTGCTGGTCGCCGCGGACCTGCAGCGCCCCAATGCCGTCAACCAGCTGCAGATCGTCGGTCAACGCGCTGGTGCTCACGTCTTCGCCCCGGAGCCGGGCAATGGCATCGGTGACCCGATCGCGGTGGCCCGTGCCTCCATCCTCGAGGCCCAGCGCAAGCTCTATGACGTCGTGATCGTCGACACCGCCGGCCGTCTGGGCATCGACGAGACCCTGATGCAGCAGGCCGCCGACATCAAGGCCGCCGTCACTCCGGACGAGACCCTCTTCGTCGTCGACGCGATGATCGGCCAGGACGCGGTCAACACGGCACTGGCCTTCGAGGAAGGGGTCGGCTTCGATGGCGTCGTGCTCACCAAGCTCGACGGTGACGCGCGCGGTGGTGCGGCTCTGTCCATCGCCCGCGTGATCGGCAAGCCGATCATGTTCGCCTCCAATGGCGAGGGCCTGAAGGACTTCGACGTCTTCCACCCGGACCGGATGGCCAGCCGCATCCTCGACATGGGTGACATGCTCACCCTGATCGAGCAGGCCGAGAAGCACTTCGACCAGGAGCAGAGCCGCAAGGCCGCCGAGAAGCTCATGTCCGGCAAGGGCAATGAGTTCGGTCTGGGTGACTTCCTGTCCCAGATGCAGCAGCTGCGCAAGATGGGCCCGATGAGCAAGATCTTCGGGATGCTGCCGGGCATGGGCCAGATGAAGGACCAGATCGCGAACATCGACGAGAAGGAGATCGACCGGATCGAGGCGATCATCTACTCGATGACCCCCGCGGAACGCGACGACGTCGCCATCCTCAATGGTTCTCGCCGTGCCCGCATCGCCAAGGGTGCCGGGGTCGAGGTCAGCGATGTCAACAACCTGGTCAACCGCTTCGTCGAGGCCCGCAAGATGATGCAGTCCATGGCCGGGATGATGGGCGGCAAGGGTGGCGGCATGCCGGGCATGCCGGGCATGGGCGGGCCCCGCAAGCAGGCGAAGTCCCAGGCCAAGAAGGGCAAGAAGGGTCAGAAGGTCTCCGGGAATCCCGCCAAGCGGGCGGCCCAGGGCAAGCCGACCGCCGGTGAGATCGTCGATGCGGGTGCCGCCTTCGGCGTCGGAGCCGGCGCCCAGCCCTCCGAGGCGGACATGGCGGCCGCGATGGAGAACTTCCAGTTGCCGCCGGAGATGCAGCGCATGTTCAACCAGAAGAACCAGGGACCCCGCTAGGTCTTCCGCGCACCGGCCGGGCCCGGCAGGATGGGCGCATGAGCGCACACCACGAGCACGACGCGATGCCGAGCCCGGTGCACACGCACACGCACGACGGGCACACCCACACCCACATCGGTGAGCATGTGGTTCCCGACGGACCGGAGGCACGCCTGCACCTGCGTGGCACCCTGCTGCCCGCTGGGGAACGGGTGGACCTGTGGGTCCACGACGGGGTGGTCACCTTCGAGCGGATCGATGATGCCGTGACGGTGGCCACCGACTGCTGGATCATGCCGGGGCTGGTGGACGCACATTGCCACATCGGCCTGGACACCAGCGGGGCCGTGGGCCCGGCGGAGGCCGAGCAGCAGGCCATCGCGGACCGGGATGCCGGCACGCTGCTGGTGCGCGATGCGGGCAGCCCCTCGGACACCCGCTGGATCGACGAGCGCGACGACCTCCCCGACGTGATCCGCGCCGGCCGCCACATCGCCCGGCCCAAGCGCTACCTGCGCAACTATGCCGACGAGGTGGAGCCCGAGGACCTGGTCACCACCGTCGAGAAGCAGGCGGCAGCGGGTGACGGTTGGGTGAAGCTGGTGGGGGACTGGATCGACCGGGACAAGGGGGACCTTGCTCCGCTGTGGCCGGTCGAGGTGGCTCGCGAGGCGATCGAGCGGGCACATCAGATGGGGGCCCGGGTGACGGCCCACTGCTTCGGTGAGGATTCGGTGGCCGAGCTCGTCGAGGCTGGCATCGACGGCATCGAGCACGGCACCGGGATCAGCGACGACGTGATCGACCGGATGGCCGAACGGCAGGTGGCCCTGGTCCCCACCCTCGTGAACCTGGAGAACTTCTACGACATCGCGGCCAGCGGTGAGCAGAAGTTCCCCACCTACGCGGCGCACATGCGTCGGCTCTACGACACCTGCCTGGAGCGCTTCCGCACGGCGCATGAGGCCGGCGTGCCGATCTTCGCCGGGACCGATGCCGGCGGTGTCATGCCGCACGGCATCCTGGGCGAGGAGATCGAGCTGTTGGGGCAGGTCGGTGGGCCGGACTTTGCGCTGGGCGCAGGCTCCTGGCGGGCCCGCGACTGGTTGGGCCGTCCCTGCCTCGAGGAGGGGGCCCCGGCTGACCTGGTGGTCTTCGACGAGGATCCCCGCGTGAACCTCGGCATCGCCCGGCACCCGCGTCTGGTGGTGCTCAAGGGACGGATTGTGCGATCAGTGCAAGGTTGAGCCCGACGACCAGCGCCACCAGGACCGCGCACAGCACCCGCATCGCGGGGCTGTCCCGGAACTCGCCCATCACCCGGCGGGATCCCGTGAGCAGGATCAGGGGAAGCAGGGCGAAGGCGATGCCGAAGCTGAGCACGAGCTGACTGGTGACCAACATCGTCGTCGGGTGCAGGCCGAGGGTGAGCAGCAGGACCGCGGGGACGATGGTCACGGCCCGCCGCACCTTGGGATGGACCTGCCACGGCACCAGATCGCGCATGATGCGTGCTCCCGCATGGGTTCCGACCAAGGCGGAGCCGAGCCCGGAGACGAGCAGGCCGAGGGCGAAGACGGTGGCACTGGCAGCTCCGACGGCACGGCGGATGGCGTCGTGGGCCGTCTCGATGGAATCGGTGGCGGGGTGTCCGGCCAGGGCGGACGCGGCGAACAGCAGCATCGCGATGTTCACGCTCCCGGCGACCGCCAGGGCCAGCACGACGTCGAGCCGCTGCGAGTGCAGCAGCTGTGGGATCGGCGTCTCGAGGCGTCCGCCGGGACGGTGCCGGTCGGCAGCGAGCGTCGAGTGCAGGTAGATGGCATGGGGCATGACCGTGGCGCCCAGCATGGCTGCGGAGAGGGAGACCGACCGCCCGTCGGGGAAGTCCGGGACCAGGCCACGCACAGCCATCGACGCGGACGGGGGAGCCCACAGGAGCCCGGCCATGAATCCGACGGCCACCAGGCCCAGCACCCCGGTCACCACCACTTCGAAGGCATGCTCACCCCGGCGACGCAGCGCCTCGAGCAGTAGCAGGGTGACCACGCCCACCAGGATCCCGCCGATCCACAGCGGTACCCCGAAGAGCAAGTTCAGCGCCAAGGCCCCGCCGATCACCTCGGCGATGTCCGTGGCGATGGCCATCGCCATCGCCTGCAGGGCATAGAGGCCACGCCACAGTCGTCCGGCGCGACGCCCCACCAGGTGCCGGGAGACCAAGGCGGACAGCGACTCGCCCGTGACCACGCCCAGCTTGGCCGACTGGTACTGCACGACGACGGCGATCAGGCTGGACAGCGCAAGCACCCACAGCAGGCGGTACTGGTACTCGGCGCCGGCGGTGAGATTGGCGGCCACATTGCCGGGATCGACATAGGCGACTGACGCCACGAAGGCAGGCCCGAGGAAGGCGAGCGAGGACAGGAGGCGGCGTAGCATCTGCCCATGTTAGGAGCTCAGGCGTCCGGATGGTCTTGGGCGCCGGAATCTGGCAGAATGGGGCGAGCGTCTGCGTCGTCGGCGCCCTCTAACTCTGGCGACACGGATTCATCCGACCCCAAGACCTGTGCCCCACACGGGATCCGACCGGTCACCCGCCTGGCCCAGGAGCAGTTCCCGGGCCATTCCCAACAGGAGAACCACACACGTGGCAACCAAGATTCGTCTGAAGCGTCTGGGCAAGATTCGCTCGCCTCACTACCGCATCGTCGTCATGGACTCGCGCACCAAGCGTGACGGCCGTGCGATCGAGGAGATCGGTCAGTACCACCCGAAGAATGATCCGTCGGTCATCAAGGTCAACTCCGAGCGCGTGCAGTACTGGCTCGGCGTCGGCGCCCAGCCGACCGAGGCCGTCGTCGCCATCCTGAAGCGCACCGGTGACTGGCAGCAGTTCTCGGGCGACACCAGCCCGTCCGGTGTCGATCCGCAGCCGGAGAAGGCCGACAAGCTGGCCCGCTTCAATGCCGCACTGGCGGAGGCCGACGACGCCCCCAAGAGCGAGGCCATCAGCAAGAAGAAGGCCAAGGATGAGGCCGAGGCTCCCGCAGAGGAGACCGAGGCCCCCGCCCAGGAGGCCAAGGCTGACGAGGCCAAGGCCGACGAGGCTCCCGCCGAAGAGGCCTGATCGTGCTCGCGGACGCGCTGGAGCACCTGGTGCGCGGCATCGTCACCAATCCTGACGACGTGGTCGTCAAGGACAAGGACCTGCGCCGCGGCAGGATGCTCGAGGTCAGGGTCAACCCCACCGACATCGGCAAGGTGATCGGCCGCCAGGGGCGTACTGCCTCGGCGCTGCGTACCGTGGTCGCAGCCCTGTCCGGGCAAGAGCAGGTGCGCGTCGACTTCGTCGACGTGGATCGTCGCTCCTCGGGCTCGCGCGGTTTTCGCCGCTGATCAACTGGTAGCCACGAACGCCCCACACCGCTGGTGTGGGGCGTTCGTGCGTGGGACAGCAGGGCGCCTTCGTGGCGCTGACATCTGGTACAGGAAGAGGACAGGACGGAACATGGCAGCATCGGTTGAGGTGGTGGTCGGCAGCATCGGACGCGCTCACGGCATTCGAGGTGACGTGGCGATCGACGTGCGAACCGACGAGCCGGAGCGTCGTTTCGCGCCCGGGGCGGTGCTGCGCATCGAGGGGACCCAACGGTGTCTCACGGTCGAGGCGCCCCGCTGGCACTCGGGCCGCTTCCTGGTGCACTTCGCCGAGCTGTCGGACCGCACCGCCGTCGAACAGGCGCGTGGCCAGGTATTGGTCGTCGACGTCGATCCCGACGAGCTGCCCGAGGAGGAGGACGAGTACTACGACCGCCAGTTGGTGGGTCTGATGGCGCTGAGGGCCGACGGCAGCGAGGCGGGCCCCGTGGTCGAGGTCGTCCACCTGCCTGCCCAGGACATGCTGTGCATCAGGACGGAGGCGGGAGAGCGTCTGGTGCCTTTCGTCAGTGAGTTGGTTCCCCGGGTGGACCTCGCTGCCGGCACCGTGTCACTCGCGGACCTTCCCGGCCTGCTCGACGACGACGAGGCAGAGGTGGCCGAGTGATGCGCTTGGATGTCGTGTCGATCTTTCCCGACTACTTCGCGCCGCTGCACCTGTCGTTGGTGGGCAAGGCCCTGGGCAA from the Luteococcus japonicus genome contains:
- the rpsP gene encoding 30S ribosomal protein S16, with the translated sequence MATKIRLKRLGKIRSPHYRIVVMDSRTKRDGRAIEEIGQYHPKNDPSVIKVNSERVQYWLGVGAQPTEAVVAILKRTGDWQQFSGDTSPSGVDPQPEKADKLARFNAALAEADDAPKSEAISKKKAKDEAEAPAEETEAPAQEAKADEAKADEAPAEEA
- a CDS encoding Nramp family divalent metal transporter, translated to MLRRLLSSLAFLGPAFVASVAYVDPGNVAANLTAGAEYQYRLLWVLALSSLIAVVVQYQSAKLGVVTGESLSALVSRHLVGRRAGRLWRGLYALQAMAMAIATDIAEVIGGALALNLLFGVPLWIGGILVGVVTLLLLEALRRRGEHAFEVVVTGVLGLVAVGFMAGLLWAPPSASMAVRGLVPDFPDGRSVSLSAAMLGATVMPHAIYLHSTLAADRHRPGGRLETPIPQLLHSQRLDVVLALAVAGSVNIAMLLFAASALAGHPATDSIETAHDAIRRAVGAASATVFALGLLVSGLGSALVGTHAGARIMRDLVPWQVHPKVRRAVTIVPAVLLLTLGLHPTTMLVTSQLVLSFGIAFALLPLILLTGSRRVMGEFRDSPAMRVLCAVLVALVVGLNLALIAQSVP
- a CDS encoding amidohydrolase family protein, with the translated sequence MSAHHEHDAMPSPVHTHTHDGHTHTHIGEHVVPDGPEARLHLRGTLLPAGERVDLWVHDGVVTFERIDDAVTVATDCWIMPGLVDAHCHIGLDTSGAVGPAEAEQQAIADRDAGTLLVRDAGSPSDTRWIDERDDLPDVIRAGRHIARPKRYLRNYADEVEPEDLVTTVEKQAAAGDGWVKLVGDWIDRDKGDLAPLWPVEVAREAIERAHQMGARVTAHCFGEDSVAELVEAGIDGIEHGTGISDDVIDRMAERQVALVPTLVNLENFYDIAASGEQKFPTYAAHMRRLYDTCLERFRTAHEAGVPIFAGTDAGGVMPHGILGEEIELLGQVGGPDFALGAGSWRARDWLGRPCLEEGAPADLVVFDEDPRVNLGIARHPRLVVLKGRIVRSVQG
- the rimM gene encoding ribosome maturation factor RimM (Essential for efficient processing of 16S rRNA); the protein is MAASVEVVVGSIGRAHGIRGDVAIDVRTDEPERRFAPGAVLRIEGTQRCLTVEAPRWHSGRFLVHFAELSDRTAVEQARGQVLVVDVDPDELPEEEDEYYDRQLVGLMALRADGSEAGPVVEVVHLPAQDMLCIRTEAGERLVPFVSELVPRVDLAAGTVSLADLPGLLDDDEAEVAE
- the ffh gene encoding signal recognition particle protein; the protein is MFDTLSDRLAATFKGLRGKGRLTDADIDATAREIRIALLEADVNLAVVKEFVANLKDRCRSEEVSGALNPTQQIIKIVNEELVNILGGEDRTIRYAKTPPTVIMLAGLQGAGKTTLAGKLAMWLKSEGHSPLLVAADLQRPNAVNQLQIVGQRAGAHVFAPEPGNGIGDPIAVARASILEAQRKLYDVVIVDTAGRLGIDETLMQQAADIKAAVTPDETLFVVDAMIGQDAVNTALAFEEGVGFDGVVLTKLDGDARGGAALSIARVIGKPIMFASNGEGLKDFDVFHPDRMASRILDMGDMLTLIEQAEKHFDQEQSRKAAEKLMSGKGNEFGLGDFLSQMQQLRKMGPMSKIFGMLPGMGQMKDQIANIDEKEIDRIEAIIYSMTPAERDDVAILNGSRRARIAKGAGVEVSDVNNLVNRFVEARKMMQSMAGMMGGKGGGMPGMPGMGGPRKQAKSQAKKGKKGQKVSGNPAKRAAQGKPTAGEIVDAGAAFGVGAGAQPSEADMAAAMENFQLPPEMQRMFNQKNQGPR
- a CDS encoding RNA-binding protein, whose amino-acid sequence is MLADALEHLVRGIVTNPDDVVVKDKDLRRGRMLEVRVNPTDIGKVIGRQGRTASALRTVVAALSGQEQVRVDFVDVDRRSSGSRGFRR